A genome region from Streptomyces pratensis includes the following:
- a CDS encoding GmrSD restriction endonuclease domain-containing protein → MGLANEKIISQVENLLRGMVVIPSIQRDFVWMRPDVRDLFDSLYRGYPVGALLLWKTGLNVPFKTAAVVQTDKATNQPLYLLDGQQRLTSLAWVYRPQSKADGRHIDLRFDVRTEEFVTPSAVQRKDPLLIPVSTLLQENVQFYPVLNKAGVSPDNPDFGTWMQRLQKVNNIRYHQIAVITYESDDYEEVAELFARLNKGGRRLSKGDLVYSAIAARWSAGLDTMDAFHQELRDSDFDLNREAVLRLMSLLAGTGAHHIKLIGAEVDETALKEAWHATERSLRFAIDFLKGECSIPRSEILSSPNVTIVPALLLFHRSGKLRPGEAQMLRRWVYTAMAFSHYSLQVEGKLDAEARLIKSRAGDDLFAELIRRASGPRSLDSALHPRDLEQKYSTHAFFKLLYIAALRGRARDWATNIAINDQPMYSGSRIEFHHVFPRARVQGTYAKEEWNSLANLAFVTGQTNKMISSRLPAEYMAGIAPERLAEQWIPSDPELRSLDRFPDFLAARRSLLANVLNELLGLPAYDGRAIRQDADEMPADETVIAEGTSAPALVKADVQALRTEQGVELHAVYEGRRTTAYYDPPSRAVTIPSGPGRGVYESPSGAAVATVRALNPHVNPNRNGWSFWTVTATGALLQSIR, encoded by the coding sequence ATGGGACTGGCGAACGAAAAGATCATCTCCCAGGTGGAGAACCTGCTGCGGGGCATGGTCGTCATTCCCTCCATCCAGCGCGACTTCGTCTGGATGCGGCCTGACGTACGTGATCTCTTCGATTCCCTCTACCGGGGCTATCCGGTAGGCGCCCTGCTGCTGTGGAAGACCGGCCTGAACGTCCCGTTCAAGACTGCGGCCGTCGTCCAGACCGACAAGGCGACGAACCAACCCCTCTATCTGCTGGACGGACAGCAGCGGCTGACCTCCCTCGCCTGGGTCTACCGACCGCAGTCGAAGGCCGACGGTCGGCACATAGACCTGCGCTTCGACGTGCGTACCGAAGAATTCGTGACCCCGAGCGCCGTGCAGCGCAAGGATCCGCTCCTGATCCCGGTGTCGACGCTCCTGCAGGAGAACGTGCAGTTCTATCCGGTCCTGAACAAGGCCGGGGTGTCCCCCGACAACCCGGACTTCGGCACCTGGATGCAGCGGCTGCAGAAGGTGAACAACATCCGGTATCACCAGATCGCCGTCATCACCTACGAGTCCGACGACTACGAGGAGGTCGCCGAGCTCTTCGCCCGGCTGAACAAGGGCGGCCGCCGGCTGTCCAAGGGCGATCTCGTGTACAGCGCCATCGCGGCCCGCTGGTCCGCCGGCCTGGACACCATGGACGCCTTTCACCAGGAGCTACGGGACAGCGACTTCGACCTGAACAGGGAAGCCGTTCTGCGCCTCATGAGCCTCCTCGCGGGCACCGGCGCCCATCACATCAAGCTCATCGGAGCGGAGGTGGACGAGACCGCGCTGAAGGAGGCGTGGCACGCCACCGAGAGGTCCCTTCGCTTCGCCATCGACTTCCTGAAAGGCGAGTGCTCGATCCCCCGGTCCGAGATCCTCTCCTCGCCGAACGTCACGATCGTGCCTGCGTTGCTGCTCTTTCACCGGAGCGGGAAGCTGCGTCCGGGAGAGGCGCAGATGCTGCGTCGTTGGGTGTACACGGCGATGGCCTTCAGCCACTACTCTCTGCAGGTCGAGGGCAAGCTCGACGCGGAGGCCCGGCTGATCAAGTCCCGTGCCGGGGATGACCTGTTCGCCGAGCTCATCCGCCGGGCCTCCGGCCCCCGATCCCTGGACAGCGCACTGCACCCAAGGGACCTGGAGCAGAAGTACTCCACGCACGCCTTCTTCAAACTGCTCTACATCGCCGCGCTGCGGGGCAGGGCGCGGGACTGGGCGACCAACATCGCCATCAACGATCAGCCGATGTACAGCGGTTCCAGGATCGAGTTCCACCACGTGTTCCCTCGCGCCCGGGTCCAGGGGACGTACGCGAAGGAGGAGTGGAACAGCCTCGCCAACCTGGCCTTCGTCACCGGCCAGACCAACAAGATGATCTCCTCCAGGCTGCCCGCCGAGTACATGGCGGGCATCGCGCCGGAGCGCCTGGCGGAACAGTGGATCCCCAGCGACCCGGAGCTGCGGTCCCTGGACCGGTTCCCCGACTTCCTGGCTGCGCGCAGGAGCCTGCTGGCCAACGTTCTCAACGAGCTCCTGGGTCTGCCGGCCTACGACGGGAGGGCCATCCGTCAGGACGCCGACGAGATGCCCGCCGACGAGACCGTGATCGCGGAGGGTACTTCCGCGCCCGCGCTGGTCAAGGCAGACGTGCAGGCGTTGCGCACGGAGCAGGGCGTCGAGTTGCACGCCGTCTACGAAGGCCGGCGCACCACCGCCTACTACGATCCGCCGTCCCGCGCCGTGACGATCCCCTCCGGCCCCGGCCGCGGGGTGTACGAATCCCCCAGCGGGGCGGCGGTAGCCACCGTCCGGGCTCTCAACCCGCACGTCAATCCGAACCGCAACGGGTGGTCGTTCTGGACCGTCACGGCCACGGGGGCGCTCCTGCAAAGCATCCGGTGA
- a CDS encoding MFS transporter has translation MTALCDRQLGATGTSRRGPMADQVVAAAPPPSVAEPTSAGTSMTYLGGVPFRRYALWYALALGAITAIWGGVLGVVLPNQVQSIEFAKWFTGADADVDLTALNDLKAAVNAGTAVATGEQQRLLDLLSDFDAARAQALSLITSLAVAATMLVQPVGGVLSDRTRSQFGRRAPWIVFGALVGACFLIGVRFAPTIAVLALLWTCAQTTLNLVSGPLQTTVADRVLQEKVGTVSGIGSLGNFGGGILGGVGAGLLLPTFGLNILYAFAALLFISVAGFVVFARDRPSTELAVPPHRWGPFFRGLTVPLRHRDFRWVWFSRILLTFGYAVSTTFGLFMMQSYITPALSLTEATRLFPLMAVASAPGTVVAMLLAGRASDRLGRRKPLVVASSAVMALSMLVPLCWPTLAALFVQGVLAGIAFGIYLPVDQALFIDVLPDKGAAGRDPGVAALGSNLGQALGPVFAGQLIALTGGYHVVWVMALILTAAAGLAIFRVRDAR, from the coding sequence TTGACCGCCCTGTGCGATCGCCAGCTTGGCGCCACTGGAACATCGCGAAGGGGCCCCATGGCCGATCAGGTCGTAGCCGCCGCACCACCGCCGTCCGTTGCTGAGCCCACCAGCGCGGGTACGTCCATGACGTACTTGGGTGGTGTGCCCTTCCGTCGTTATGCCCTCTGGTACGCCCTGGCTCTCGGCGCGATCACTGCCATCTGGGGCGGTGTGCTGGGCGTCGTACTGCCCAACCAGGTCCAGTCCATTGAGTTTGCGAAGTGGTTCACGGGCGCCGACGCGGACGTGGACCTGACAGCGCTGAACGACCTGAAGGCCGCGGTGAACGCCGGCACCGCGGTGGCCACCGGCGAACAGCAGCGGCTGCTCGACCTGCTCAGCGACTTCGACGCCGCCCGCGCACAGGCGCTGTCTCTGATCACCTCGCTGGCCGTCGCCGCCACCATGCTCGTCCAGCCGGTCGGCGGAGTGCTTTCCGACCGCACCAGGAGCCAGTTCGGCCGACGGGCGCCGTGGATCGTGTTCGGAGCGCTCGTCGGCGCATGCTTCCTCATCGGTGTCCGCTTCGCTCCGACGATCGCCGTCCTGGCCCTGCTGTGGACCTGTGCACAGACCACGCTCAACCTGGTGAGCGGTCCGCTGCAGACCACAGTCGCCGACCGCGTCCTCCAGGAGAAGGTCGGCACCGTCTCGGGCATCGGTAGTCTGGGCAACTTCGGCGGCGGCATTCTGGGCGGAGTGGGCGCGGGGCTGCTCCTGCCGACCTTCGGCCTGAACATCCTGTACGCGTTCGCAGCCCTTCTCTTCATCTCGGTCGCGGGGTTCGTCGTCTTCGCGCGTGACCGGCCGTCGACCGAGCTGGCAGTGCCCCCGCATCGGTGGGGCCCGTTCTTCCGCGGCCTGACTGTGCCGCTGCGGCACCGCGACTTCCGGTGGGTGTGGTTCTCACGGATCCTGCTGACCTTCGGTTACGCCGTGTCGACCACCTTCGGCCTGTTCATGATGCAGAGCTACATCACGCCGGCTCTCAGTCTCACCGAGGCCACTCGTCTGTTTCCATTGATGGCTGTGGCCTCGGCGCCCGGCACCGTTGTGGCCATGCTGCTGGCCGGGCGCGCCTCGGACCGACTCGGTCGCCGCAAGCCGTTGGTGGTCGCCTCGTCGGCTGTCATGGCGCTGTCCATGCTGGTTCCGCTGTGCTGGCCGACGCTGGCGGCCTTGTTCGTGCAGGGCGTGCTGGCCGGTATTGCATTCGGGATCTACCTTCCCGTCGACCAGGCGCTTTTCATCGACGTGCTGCCGGACAAGGGCGCGGCCGGCCGCGACCCCGGCGTAGCCGCGCTCGGATCGAACCTGGGGCAGGCTCTCGGACCGGTGTTCGCCGGTCAACTGATTGCGCTCACCGGCGGTTACCACGTGGTGTGGGTGATGGCGCTGATCCTGACGGCGGCAGCGGGCCTGGCGATCTTCCGCGTTCGGGACGCCCGGTGA
- a CDS encoding TetR/AcrR family transcriptional regulator, with protein MIREEERPVEAAARSQKRGPYQRSHERRERIALAVLELVDEFGHEGVTTALVAARSDSREPTVLYHFPTKEHLLVAALDRVDELEADLSGISDGKAALDLESLREVANASVTAHDRRLRLFVMLRGQAATSGHPAAEYFASRTERALTVWTGMITRSQREGLAHPGLDPRETARQVLALWDGLVLAHFSDQSFDCGQALVDGIRRLTGRNWVEALAEFNRPDHGL; from the coding sequence ATGATTCGAGAAGAAGAGCGTCCCGTGGAGGCTGCTGCGCGCTCGCAGAAGCGCGGCCCCTACCAGCGCTCCCATGAGCGTCGGGAACGCATCGCGCTCGCCGTTCTGGAGCTCGTCGACGAGTTCGGTCACGAGGGTGTCACCACCGCACTGGTGGCGGCCCGGTCGGACTCCAGGGAACCGACGGTCCTGTACCACTTCCCGACCAAGGAGCACCTGCTCGTCGCCGCCCTCGACCGCGTGGACGAGCTGGAAGCCGACCTGTCAGGCATCAGCGACGGGAAGGCGGCCCTGGACCTCGAATCCCTACGGGAGGTAGCAAACGCCTCGGTGACGGCCCATGACCGGCGACTACGCCTGTTCGTGATGCTGCGAGGCCAAGCCGCCACTTCGGGCCACCCGGCTGCCGAATACTTCGCTAGCCGGACGGAACGGGCCCTCACGGTCTGGACCGGAATGATCACGAGGAGTCAGCGCGAAGGCCTCGCCCATCCAGGGCTGGATCCCCGCGAGACGGCCCGGCAGGTCCTCGCGCTCTGGGACGGTCTGGTCCTCGCTCATTTCAGTGACCAGAGCTTCGACTGCGGCCAGGCGCTGGTGGACGGCATCCGCCGGCTGACGGGCCGGAACTGGGTCGAAGCGCTCGCTGAGTTCAACCGGCCGGACCACGGCCTCTGA